The following proteins are co-located in the Pseudomonas antarctica genome:
- a CDS encoding sensor domain-containing diguanylate cyclase — MIKASLRSHLTLWFAGLSLLTLLSVGFYVGQIATEQMKQASGNTLLSTARSTAALLAVQLRERQLEVSLLSKAPIMRRGNLDAPDILTLMELRTQSRAEYAWMGVADADGRVRQAVNGLLVNQSVQQRPWFQAGMHAEYTGDPHEAVLLAKLLPGAANGEPLRFIDFAAPIRNAEGETIAVLGAHAHWSWVTQIVDSAVMQKDAIPDIEALIVDVDGKVLYPELLAGEHMPPDSLLTTSGWSTGNGYVTASVAVPSPTNAKMTWYIMVRQPLDVALQPAHTLLYKLLLLGLLAAIIFVLAAYYIASSLSRPIERLAKSAKQVQDQQPGAVFPQEHSVLEIAQLGRSISSMTQSLLAKERELQEANASLEATVAQRTADLTQANADLLSLATHDALTGVYNRRRFDEKLAENSLLFQRTGRTFALLLIDADYFKRVNDTYGHAVGDDVLCQLATLIESNTRATDFVARYGGEEFAVLLPEVEEPDSPDVVAEKIRAAVAAAKFPSVGQVTVSIGVSIAQPSDRDSLALLKRADMQLYEAKAAGRNRVA, encoded by the coding sequence ATGATCAAAGCCAGCCTGCGCAGTCATCTGACCCTTTGGTTTGCCGGCTTGTCATTGCTCACGCTGCTCAGCGTGGGCTTCTATGTCGGTCAAATCGCCACAGAGCAGATGAAGCAGGCCAGTGGCAATACGCTGCTCAGCACGGCCCGCTCGACGGCCGCGCTATTGGCTGTGCAACTGCGCGAACGCCAGCTGGAAGTGTCGTTGTTGAGTAAGGCACCGATCATGCGCAGGGGCAACCTGGACGCGCCGGATATCCTGACCTTGATGGAGCTGCGCACCCAATCGCGCGCGGAGTATGCGTGGATGGGCGTTGCAGACGCCGACGGGCGTGTGCGACAGGCGGTCAACGGGCTGCTGGTCAATCAATCGGTGCAACAGCGGCCGTGGTTTCAGGCAGGCATGCACGCCGAGTACACCGGCGACCCCCACGAAGCCGTCTTGCTCGCCAAGCTACTACCCGGTGCTGCGAATGGCGAGCCGCTGCGCTTTATCGATTTCGCTGCGCCGATTCGCAATGCTGAAGGTGAAACGATAGCCGTGCTGGGCGCCCATGCCCACTGGAGCTGGGTTACCCAGATCGTCGATTCCGCCGTGATGCAAAAGGATGCCATCCCCGATATCGAGGCGCTGATTGTCGACGTCGATGGCAAGGTGCTTTACCCCGAATTGCTCGCAGGCGAGCACATGCCGCCCGACTCATTGCTCACGACCTCCGGCTGGTCCACGGGCAACGGCTATGTCACCGCCTCGGTCGCGGTCCCAAGCCCGACGAATGCCAAAATGACCTGGTACATCATGGTGCGCCAACCGTTGGACGTCGCGCTGCAACCGGCGCACACCCTGCTCTACAAATTGCTGCTACTGGGGTTACTCGCAGCAATTATCTTCGTACTTGCCGCTTACTACATCGCATCATCACTCAGCCGTCCCATCGAGCGCCTGGCCAAGTCAGCCAAGCAAGTGCAGGACCAACAGCCCGGCGCCGTCTTCCCGCAGGAACATTCGGTGCTGGAAATCGCCCAACTGGGCCGGTCCATCAGCAGCATGACCCAATCGCTGCTCGCCAAAGAGCGCGAACTGCAGGAAGCCAACGCCTCCCTGGAGGCCACGGTCGCCCAGCGCACCGCCGACCTCACCCAAGCCAATGCCGACCTCTTGAGCCTGGCCACACACGACGCGCTCACCGGTGTCTACAACCGCCGCCGCTTCGATGAGAAACTCGCCGAGAACAGCCTGCTGTTCCAACGCACCGGCCGCACCTTCGCCCTGCTGCTGATCGACGCAGACTACTTCAAGCGCGTCAACGACACCTACGGCCACGCGGTAGGCGATGACGTGTTATGCCAACTGGCGACGCTGATCGAGAGCAACACCCGCGCCACCGACTTTGTCGCGCGCTACGGCGGTGAAGAATTCGCGGTATTGCTGCCGGAAGTTGAAGAGCCCGACAGCCCGGACGTCGTCGCCGAGAAAATCCGGGCCGCCGTGGCTGCGGCGAAATTTCCGTCGGTGGGCCAAGTCACAGTGAGTATTGGCGTGAGCATCGCCCAGCCTTCGGACCGGGATTCTTTAGCCCTGCTCAAGCGCGCGGATATGCAGCTGTATGAGGCCAAGGCTGCGGGCAGAAATCGGGTGGCGTGA